One part of the Sciurus carolinensis chromosome 6, mSciCar1.2, whole genome shotgun sequence genome encodes these proteins:
- the LOC124986305 gene encoding annexin-2 receptor-like, translating to MGEPFPCYVSGSWDSADQGPATSRPPALSSIYPGPWPLPFFIHPDDIAYDSQDFNCDLLGTLRVRLRWDWSGKGDFPRAHSTLHQDTVPPVLDRASVIQKKPQARPGKSGVSKVPRHRPPARAPLACSPRISDGYLEPKTSDGSAACKTCLPPAPARRPGTSQGCWEWIRSLVRRSP from the coding sequence ATGGGGGAGCCCTTTCCCTGCTATGTGTCAGGGTCCTGGGATTCCGCAGACCAGGGGCCAGCGACCTCTAGGCCTCCAGCCCTGAGCTCCATATATCCTGGGCCCTGGCCGCTGCCCTTCTTTATCCACCCGGATGATATCGCCTATGACAGCCAAGACTTCAACTGCGACCTGCTTGGCACACTCCGGGTGCGTCTTCGTTGGGATTGGTCGGGAAAAGGTGACtttcccagagcacacagcacctTACACCAGGACACAGTGCCGCCAGTTCTCGACCGCGCGTCCGTGATCCAGAAGAAGCCCCAGGCGCGCCCAGGAAAGTCAGGGGTCTCGAAGGTGCCCCGCCATCGCCCACCTGCCCGGGCTCCCTTGGCCTGTTCCCCGCGCATCAGTGACGGATATCTGGAGCCCAAGACCTCTGATGGTAGTGCAGCTTGTAAAACTTGTCTTCCTCCTGCCCCCGCCCGCCGCCCAGGCACCAGTCAAGGCTGCTGGGAGTGGATTCGGAGCCTTGTGCGCAGGAGTCCCTGA